A window of Spirochaetae bacterium HGW-Spirochaetae-1 genomic DNA:
ATTGCCGCGATTATAACCTTTTTTTGCAACAGATCGGGCACCATGTCTAAAATTTTTTTATTCTCCTCTTCCAACCATGTATCCGCACCGGGAAGAACCAATATGTCTCCTTCTTTAAACTCAATGTCTTCAACAGATATTTCCGGTGAAATCGATATCCCGCCCATTGTCGTAATTGATTGCAGTGTATTCCCAACCATGAGCAGTTCAATTTTAGTATTTTCAGGAATAAACCGCCTGCTTTTTAACTCCGCGGTGATGAATCCAATTTCCCAATCAGCCAATGTGTTCAAAACATAGAGATAACAATTTTTGTGTCCTGTCTGTTTTTCCATGGTTCCTCCCGATGTATTTCATTTTTCCTGAGAATGACTTCCAGAGATTACTGAAAAAAATAAAGGATCTCCCCGTATATTTTGACCCAGATATATAGCAAGAATGGAATTATGGCAATAGAAAAGAATATCTTGTTGGCAGTTATGGGTTCAATCCAGGAATAATTGCAATTATAACATCGCCATTTTCTTTTTCGAAAAATTATGGGAATACATAACAATGGAATTGACAGGAGAATACGAAGCAGGCCTGCTCTTTCGGGGTAGACTTTTCTTGAATTGCACTTCGTACAGGGTTTTACGTGTATATTATCACCCTGCCGGTGAAATTTAAAATCATAATCACTTTCCTCTAAAATCCTTTTGGCCGTATCCGTTTCTCCTTCTTTCACTTGAAGTTTAATCCGCCCCAGGGCATTGGAATAAAGCGGGTTGATATCAAGTAAACTTTCATCGGCTAAAAAACAGTATATATCATTATTCTCCAGTAATGTTTTTATTATATTTGCTTCTACGGGATTATCGAAGGTTAAAATTGTTACCAGTTTGTCTTCCACAGTTCGACCTCATAATTGATTTTATAACCGCACCGCTATGGAAGGCGGTGTTCATTTCTAAAAATTGTTCGCAACGTTTCTTAGGAATCTCAATTTTTACTGTTTGAACGCGTCACTCATCACTATTTTTTTGGTTCCCTTACGCATCTCGTCCATGAGATTATACGTTTTATACGTGGAATAATCCATGCGATAGTACAGGCGCATTTCACGGTCTTTAAGATTATAAATACTTGTCCAGATCGTATTCAGCGTGTTTCCTTCATAGGTGAAATCTGTCGTATTGGCAGCCCTGGCAATGTTCATGCATACGTCATAGGAAACATCACGGGCCGATTTCAGTAGTTTTTCAGCAATGGTATACCGGGCATATCCCCCGCATCCTTCCACGTGATTTTTCCAGAGAATTTCCGGGTTTGACACGTAGAAATTCGTCATCAACTGATAGTCTTCTTCGGCGGTAATAATTATTGTATCATCCATGAATTCCACAATGGCGGAGTTTCCCGTTTCATCGGCTATGAGACAATGAAACATGCTGAGGCCCAGGGCTGTTCCGAAAATAACCGATCGTGATTTGATGACGGCTATTGCTTCTTCCACGGTGGAGCAGGTTCGCAGAATCGGCAGAAGAATATACGTAGTGAAAACCGGATTTATCAGTGATACGTTCCGTTTAATCATGGGCACAGCCGTCTGTCCGATATACAATCCCCGGTCATTCATCCCCTCATAAGGAAAGTATTTTCCATGCTGCGATGTGACCATATAGGCGTGCTGATCTTTGCGGGCTTTGGTGAATAAAACTGTTCCATCGGGTTTCCCGAACCAGTCGAAGTTCAGTGCGGTAAATACGTTGTCGTTCTTTTTTATGGAATAGAGTGTACACATGGCTTATACCCCTGGCGCGGACAACTCAACGGTTCATAATGTTGAGCCTGAAATCGTAAAGATAATTTATATTCACTTGTTTACTTTTGAATTGTAATACTTTAAAAATTTATCAGCTCCGGATTCTTTTAAGAAATTCTGGTTCTCAATGAAATTCTGACCATACTTCAGCCATCTTTTTGAAAAAGATTTAAACCGTTTACAGGGAAAGTCACTGCACTCATGGCAAAAAGTTATCCCTTTTTCTTTACAGCATATATGAAAGGTTGTGCAGCCTTCACATCTTTTACTATTTTTTTCAGCTCCCGGGCATGGCTTTGTTTCTCTCGTATACGTTGGACATCCTCCGCAGAAAACACCACAGGCGGGCACTCTTCCCCAATATGGTTTTAAATCGTTCATCAATTTACTCTTTATTGTAAATAACGGGTGTCTTGAATTTCCATTTTTTCCAGAGTTCTTCATCTTTCAGCAGACATGCCATAAAATTTGCCACGTTTATTCTGCTTGTTTTTCCCGCATCAAAAATCGGACTTCTTACCGGTGACGGATGAACCGTATATGCTGAAA
This region includes:
- a CDS encoding glutamine amidotransferase, which translates into the protein MEKQTGHKNCYLYVLNTLADWEIGFITAELKSRRFIPENTKIELLMVGNTLQSITTMGGISISPEISVEDIEFKEGDILVLPGADTWLEEENKKILDMVPDLLQKKVIIAAICGATAALAQRGLLNNRKHTSNDKEYLKMFCPAYEGILSYIDAPVAVDENLITATGLAPLEFAYELFKKSKAMRDETLEAWYQLYRTKEAKYFFNLMESLK